In Sphaeramia orbicularis chromosome 5, fSphaOr1.1, whole genome shotgun sequence, a genomic segment contains:
- the LOC115419673 gene encoding protein transport protein Sec61 subunit alpha-like 1, with protein MGIKFLEVIKPFCAVLPEIQKPERKIQFREKVLWTAITLFIFLVCCQIPLFGIMSSDSADPFYWMRVILASNRGTLMELGISPIVTSGLIMQLLAGAKIIEVGDTPKDRALFNGAQKLFGMIITIGQAIVYVMTGMYGDPSEMGAGICLLIIIQLFVAGLIVLLLDELLQKGYGLGSGISLFIATNICETIVWKAFSPTTVNTGRGTEFEGAIIALFHLLATRTDKVRALREAFYRQNLPNLMNLIATVFVFAVVIYFQGFRVDLPIKSARYRGQYNTYPIKLFYTSNIPIILQSALVSNLYVISQMLSTRFSGNFLVNLLGTWSDTSSGGPARAYPVGGLCYYLSPPESFSSVLDDPVHAVIYIVFMLGSCAFFSKTWIEVSGSSAKDVAKQLKEQQMVMRGHRETSMVHELNRYIPTAAAFGGLCIGGLSVMADFLGAIGSGTGILLAVTIIYQYFEIFVKEQSEVGSMGALLF; from the exons ATGGGAA TTAAATTTTTGGAGGTCATCAAGCCGTTCTGTGCAGTCCTGCCAGAAATCCAGAAACCTGAAAGAAAG ATTCAGTTTAGGGAAAAGGTACTATGGACTGCCATCACACTATTCATCTTTCTGGTGTGCTGCCAG ATTCCGCTATTTGGCATCATGTCGTCAGATTCAGCAGATCCCTTCTACTGGATGAGAGTAATTCTGGCTTCCAACAGAG GTACTCTGATGGAGCTGGGTATCTCACCCATTGTCACCTCAGGCCTCATTATGCAGCTGCTGGCAGGTGCCAAGATCATTGAGGTGGGAGATACTCCCAAAGACAGAGCCCTCTTCAATGGAGCACAGAAAT TGTTTGGAATGATCATTACCATCGGACAGGCCATTGTATACGTTATGACTGGCATGTATGGAGACCCCTCAGAGATGGGTGCTGGGATATGTTTGCTGATCATCATCCAG ctctttgTTGCTGGTCTGATTGTCTTGCTGCTGGATGAACTGCTGCAGAAAGGCTACGGTTTGGGTTCTGGTATCTCTCTCTTTATTGCAACCAACATTTGTGAGACAATCGTTTGGAAAGCCTTCAGCCCCACCACTGTGAACACAGGCAGAG GAACTGAGTTTGAGGGAGCCATCATTGCTCTCTTCCATCTGCTGGCTACCCGCACAGACAAAGTGCGTGCTCTGAGAGAAGCCTTCTACAGGCAGAACCTGCCTAACCTCATGAACCTCATTGCCACAGTCTTTGTGTTTGCAGTAGTCATATATTTCCAG GGCTTCAGAGTGGACCTGCCCATCAAATCAGCACGCTACCGTGGTCAGTACAACACCTACCCCATCAAACTGTTCTACACCTCCAACATCCCCATCATCCTGCAGTCTGCGCTGGTCTCCAATCTTTACGTCATTTCCCAGATGCTTTCAACACGTTTTAGCGGCAACTTCTTGGTCAACCTCCTGGGAACCTGGTCT GACACCTCCAGTGGTGGACCAGCTCGTGCCTACCCAGTGGGGGGTCTCTGCTACTACCTTTCGCCTCCAGagtcatttagttctgttttggaTGACCCAGTTCACGCTGTGATCTACATTGTCTTCATGCTCGGCTCTTGTGCCTTCTTCTCAAAGACCTGGATTGAGGTGTCAGGATCTTCTGCCAAAGAC GTGGCGAAGCAGCTGAAGGAGCAGCAGATGGTGATGAGAGGACACAGGGAGACCTCCATGGTGCATGAACTTAACAG GTACATCCCCACAGCTGCTGCCTTCGGTGGCCTCTGTATAGGAGGGCTGTCTGTCATGGCTGATTTCTTGGGTGCCATTGGTTCAGGAACAGGAATCCTCTTGGCTGTGACCATCATCTATCAGTACTTTGAGATCTTTGTGAAGGAGCAGAGCGAAGTGGGCAGCATGGGAGCACTGCTTTTCTAG